TCAGAACAATACACATACTACTGTCTTAGAATTCAATCccgtgtgtgtgtaaatattgtAAATCCAGTAATTTATGATTAATTGATTTTCATGAAGAAAATCTGTTGAAGAAAGagtataatattttaaacatatagttCTGTTATAATTGGAtattataatagaaaaaaatcattagtattattttttacatttatgccTTTGATTCCTCTCTAGTTAAATATTTGTTAGGATAGAAAAAATGTTACCATTAGTGAGTTTTATATGTGCATATCTAATTTGAGTAATGTCATAATGtcacaaacattttaaattcagtCACGAAATGTTCCAAGCCTAAGTTTCATATGCCCAGAAATCAAAAGCATTCTGCTTTGTGAAACAAAAGTAGTAATATGATGTGTTTGAAGTGTCTAAATACTGTATTCTCTGTTGACAGTTTCCacttcccctccttttcctttctcccttgtgTGCCTACTGACAGGTAGCTGCAGCCCCAATACCTGCTGGGAGTATCTGTGGATGATTCTTCCGTGACAGGTTTCTGAGAGAGACTCAGAGCTACAAGGTTGGCAGATGCTAAATTACTTCATTTCTATTAGTAAACATTACATGAACTTTGGCAACTGttcctttttaaatatgttaCAAAAATCACTTTGTTTGTATATTTCTAATAGCTATGTATTTCGATTCCCGTGGAAGTTATAATTCCCAAAGCTTCCTTAGTCAATTTAAACAACAGTAGATTTGATAAATCAAATAAGTCACCCCACACACGTTTGCATATGCATTTGTTTATATGGATTAGGCCATTATCTTccaaaaatagacaaaataatctcttttttaaccagttttttaaaaactctattaacaatgtattcatatgtgtgaGGAATCACTGAAAGTCTTCTACACAGAAAAATGAGTGGCAGCCCAACATATTCTGTTGTATGAAGCAACAGAATAAATGTTAGATGGGAGAGTGATACCCAAATTGATCATAGAACATATACATCTATGACTTATGGAAGCATATATGAACAAATTACAGCAACAAACAAtttcattatattaaaatttaatttcttgtTCTTAAAAGACAAGCCTCTTTCATTGCAATTAGGGAAGAGATATCCCAAAGGATAGGTCTATATTtaatgaaagtatttttttttcaaagtgcaGTAATGGAACTGCCCTTCCGTATATCAAAAAAGGGTTAAAAGGAGTTAATTATCTTAGCTCCTCATAAGTTGATTTGTATCACATAATAAAATCAGGCCACACAAATTCACTTGAATAAATACAGAATAGAGTGCTGAGAAATCAACAAGGACTTTATTTCTTTAGAATAAATTTAAATCATTtgtcttttgagaatttcataagtAGATACTGTATTTACCTCATTCCCACCTCTCTCCCCCCTGCAACTCTGATTTCTCCCATGTCCACTTCCACCTTAAAGTCCCATGATTTGACTGTGGAATTCTAATATAGGAGCACAGTCATCTCACCTATGCAGCCTTGTATATCCAGTAAATCATGGAACTCCTGATGTTTCTGAAGCACATTGCACAGACATGTGACTCTATAATTCCTGTGGTTTTTTTCCCCAGGAACAACCCAGGTGTATAAAAGGTCTGGCAGATGGGGACACGCAGACTGAAGGACCCTACTGCTTATTATCCTCTAAATACCCCACTCCTAACACCATGTGTTACTATGGCGGATACTATGGAGGCCTGGGGTATGGCTATGGAGGCCTGGGCTATGGCTATGGTGGCCTAGGCTATGGCTATGGTGGCCTAGGCTATGGCTGTGGTGGCTATGGTGGCTATGGTTATGGCTGCTGTCGCCCACTGTGCTATAGAAGGTACTGGTCCCGTGGTTTCTACTGAGGAGAATCTACAGCTGCTCACTCCAACTTTCTTCACATCAGAAGTTCTTAAAAATTTGTCATAAAATCCGTCCTTATTCTAAACTATCTGaggaaaagtaaacaaaatacagCATGAACATCATATTCCTCATCTGCATGTCAACAGTGTGCCAgcttccaggatagccaaaacaatcctgtacaacagaagaacttctggaggcatcacaatttctgactacaaactctactacagagccacagtactgaaaacagacataaaaacatacaggaggaccaatggaaccaaatcaaagaccaggatattaattcacacacctatgggcacctgatttttgacaaagaaaattgttttcataACATCTTTGAAAAATGAGACTTAGTTAAATTATTACCtattgtattaaaataatttccttttaaataaactaGTCACTAAAAATATTGATTTCTTTGGCTCTGTTTAGTGGTCTCCATCAATAttggatgtatgtctgtgtactccTATCTGCTGGTCACAACTGTGTGGGTTTTTGTGGGTAAATAGGAAGAAATcaaaagagtaagaaagaaaaggagagagggaatgaaatgttttctttgaacatTCATCTAttattgatagacatttgggttGTTCCCACATCTTTGCAATTTGAGTAATGTCCCAATGAATTTGGTAGTTCTGATATTTTTCTGGGGTCAAATCCTTTGTCTTCTAGTTAAGATGTCAGAAGTATCACaagttatttttatgaatatcttAGGAAGAGCCTACAGTGTTTTCTATAATGGCTGCCATCACACACGCTCTCGCAGAAGAGAGGGTTTGCTTCCCTTCACATGTCCTCTGATACCCATGTGCTTTCTAAGAGTCATTTTATTAGCAGCTACAGTCTTATTGTGACTTGGATTTGAAATTTTGAGATTTTAGTGAAATGGACCCTAATTTCTCCCTCTGGCCATCTAAGATTTCCTTTGGAAAATTGTCTCTTCCAGTCCCTGACATTGTGAACATTGTTTGCTGTCTTCCTGTTGCTCAGTTGGAGATACTATCTCATTTTGATTATTAATCCCCTATTTCTTGTgtatattgattttcttttcagttatgGATTGTTCTGCTGTGTAAAGAGTCTTAGTTGGATACAATGTGACTTTTCATTTTTGCTGTCTGTTTTGAAAGTCATAACCAAATTGGTTCTGAGACTAAACATTAATTCTGTGAGAATTTCATAAACTgtcttttgatcatatttacccttCTTCCCAATTCTCTCCCagagcacccctcccccacttctttcCCTGAGCATACTACTTTGAGTCTCTTTTATGTTGATCTagcattttcagaaaaaaaaaatctctcctttctttgtggtatagtaataaaattttattaaacataCTTATTTGAATTGTGCTGCCTATACACCCTGTGATGTAGGGCTATCTATGGGACCTACCCAGGGTTACCTGCCTAAAGAAactatcttttagcagctatcaGTTTCCAGTGTCTCCTTAGCTAGTAGTGGGATTTTgtgcctgcctccttccttcaaGTTGGGATTTTGTGTGGTATGAGCTTGCACAGATATTGTGTATGTTGTCACAACTGTTGTGAGTTCACATGTTcacattttctgctgtgtctggAAAGCAGTGTTTACTTGCATTTATTCCCTCACTCTTGCTTTTACAATCTTCTCCCTCCTCTGAAACAATGATACCAGATCTTTGTGAGAATAGGATATGATGTAGATGTCTCACTTATGGCTGAGTGTTCTGCAATCTCCTATACTCTGCTCATTGACCAGCCATGGGCCTTTGCAAAGAATCAACATCTACTGCAAAAGTAAGCTTTTTTGAAGAAGATTTAGTGATACACCAACCAATGGGCATAATGGCAAGATATTGTCAGTCTTTAATATTGTGTCTACTAGTAGCACAGTAACAACAAGTTTCCTCTTGGTCCAAACACATGTCCAACCATAAGTTCTTGTCCTGAGAATAGTGGCAAGTATCGATTTTATATTATGAAGTATGCCCTACTTAGAAACTGGTCGTTTATTCCCATGCTGTTCCTACAACTATTGAACCAGTGGGTGAGTCTTGCCAGGTGAGATGTTTTTGTGGCTTGCAAGGTTTATGTGGCTGCATAAGACCCATGGCCACTTTCCCCCTTATATATCATAcaaagaagtttccagaaagaagaaatCTAGCTAACTGGGCCAAAGCTTCCATGTAATTACTTGATTGATTTTCTTCATGTTCTGTGACTCACAAGTTTCTCATCTTCAATAATAAGGTCTTACCATCAAGTCttgaagctaaataagaggaGTTGCCAAAGTCTTCCATTTTGAGGGCGCCTATGAGATCTTTGTAACCAACAGTTTTAGAAAGGGTAGCCTGTTCTTGGCAACAGTCCTTTTATTTCTTATCCTATAGTATCTTGCCTTTAGTT
The Chionomys nivalis chromosome 3, mChiNiv1.1, whole genome shotgun sequence genome window above contains:
- the LOC130871708 gene encoding keratin-associated protein 20-2-like; the protein is MCYYGGYYGGLGYGYGGLGYGYGGLGYGYGGLGYGCGGYGGYGYGCCRPLCYRRYWSRGFY